One stretch of Cervus canadensis isolate Bull #8, Minnesota chromosome 5, ASM1932006v1, whole genome shotgun sequence DNA includes these proteins:
- the IL1A gene encoding interleukin-1 alpha, with protein sequence MAKVPDLFEDLKNCYSENEDYSSEIDHLSLNQKSFYDASYEPLHGDHMNKFMSLDTSKTSKTSKLSFKENVVMVAANGKILKKRRLSLNQFITDDDLEAIANNTEEEIIRPRSAHYSFQSNVKYNFMRVIHEECILNDALNQSIIRDMSGPYLTAATLNNLDEAVKFDIVAYVSEEDSQLPVTLRISKTQLFVSAQNEDEPVLLKEMPETPKIIKDETNLLFFWEKHGSMDYFKSVAHPKLFIATKQEKLVHMASGPPSITDFQILEK encoded by the exons ATGGCCAAAGTCCCTGACCTCTTTGAAGACCTGAAGAACTGTTACAG TGAAAATGAAGACTACAGTTCTGAAATTGATCACCTCTCTCTGAATCAG AAGTCCTTCTATGATGCAAGCTATGAGCCACTTCATGGGGACCACATGAATAAGTTTATGTCCCTGGATACCTCGAAAACCTCTAAGACATCCAAGCTTAGCTTCAAGGAGAATGTGGTGATGGTGGCAGCCAATGGGAAGATTCTGAAGAAGAGACGGTTGAGTTTAAATCAGTTCATCACCGATGATGACCTGGAAGCCATTGCCAATAATACAGAAGAAG AAATCATCAGGCCCAGATCAGCACATTACAGCTTCCAGAGTAACGTGAAATACAACTTCATGAGAGTCATCCACGAGGAATGCATCCTGAACGACGCCCTCAATCAAAGTATAATTCGAGATATGTCAGGTCCATACCTCACGGCTGCTACATTAAATAATCTGGATGAGGCAG TGAAATTTGACATTGTTGCTTATGTATCAGAAGAGGATTCTCAGCTTCCTGTGACTCTAAGAATCTCAAAAACTCAACTGTTTGTGAGTGCTCAAAATGAAGACGAACCTGTCTTGCTAAAG GAGATGCCTGAGACACCCAAAATCATTAAAGATGAGACCAATCTCCTCTTCTTCTGGGAAAAGCATGGCTCTATGGACTACTTCAAATCAGTTGCCCATCCAAAGTTGTTTATTGCCACAAAGCAAGAAAAGCTGGTGCACATGGCAAGCGGGCCACCCTCGATCACTGACTTTCAGATATTGGAAAAATAG